A window of Aeromicrobium duanguangcaii genomic DNA:
GGTTGTCGGCGTCCCACAGCACGACCTCCTTGACGATCGCGGCACCGGCCGGATCGTCCAGGTCGACCTTGATGATCTCGAGCTGCTGGTGGGGCGGCTTGCAGTTGAACGCGCTGGCCGACACGTCGTACGCGGCGTTGTACAGGTAGACGCTGCCCTCGTCGTTCGGGTTCGGGACGAGCGTGTGCGTGTGCGAGCCACAGCGGGTCTTGACGTTGCCGACGTACTGCGGCGCCGCGGGATCGCTGATGTCGAAGATGCGGATGCCCTCCCACGCGTCGGCGTTCGAGGCCGCGATCGTGCCGGCGCCGCAGGCGGAGCCGTTGCGGGGCTGGTCGACCGAGAAGAACAGCAGGTCGCCCGCGATCGACAGGTCACCCTGGTAGCCGGGGCAGATCGTGTTCGACACGACCTGGGGGTCCTCGGGGTTGCTGATGTCGTAGGCGACGAAGCCGTTGTAGCTGCCCTGGAAGACGTAGTCACCCTTGAAGGCCAGGTTCGACATCGTCGCCTGGCCGTCCTGGATGGGGACGTTCTTGACCAGCTCCAGCTTGGCCGTCGACTCCTCCTGGTCCTTCTTCAAGGGCGTGTAGGAGAAGTCCATCGGCAGGAACGGGATGTTACCCGGGGCGAGCGAGCCCTGGCTCTCGTCCTCGGCGGTGACCTCGGCCGTGCGGCTGGCGTCACCGAGGATGCGCGACTGCTCGGGCGTCTCGGGGATGTTGGGGTCGGCGCTGGCGGGTACGGCCAACAGGCCGACCCCCAACGCGACGAGGGCCGCCGCACTCAAGGTGCGGCGAAGGGCAACTGTTTTCAAGGGAAAGTCCTCACGACGAAGGGAACTGACGTGACACACGTCTCATGGATCACGTGCCCAGAGCGTAGGAGTTCCCGGTTACGGATGCGCTACGGACGTTGGGACAACGTCCGCCGCGCACCGCCTTTCCAAAGTAAAGTCGGGTTTTTGCCTGCCCAGCATGTGGACAGTCCCCCGCCGCGCCCACCTCGTGCTGACCACGAGGCCACGTCGGAGCAACGTCGCGATCCCAGCAGAAAGCGCTCGCTCACTTCCCGGTCAGAAGCCACCGACGCCTGGGCACCGAGTGCGATCGACCTCCGGCGCTCTCGATTCAGCGGCGTTACGCCCCGGCGCCCACGGTTTCGATCTGGTTGCGGTCCCCGACGCGCCGGGGGATGTGGTTGCGCGCTCACTGACCCTACGGTTGGGTAAGTCGGCATGGGAGCAAGCACGACGCCAATGGTCCGCATGAGCGGCGTCCAGAAGTGGTTCGGTGATCTTCACGTCCTGCAGGACATCGACTTCGAGGTCGCCACCGGCGAGGTCGTCGTCGTCATCGGACCCTCCGGTTCGGGCAAGTCCACACTGTGCCGCGCCATCAACCGCCTCGAGCCGATCAACGAGGGCACCATCGAGATCGACGGCGTCCCGCTGCCCGAGGAGGGCAAGGCGCTCGCCAAGCTGCGCGCCGAGGTGGGCATGGTCTTCCAGTCGTTCAACCTGTTCAGCCACAAGACCGTCCTGGAGAACGTGACCCTCGGCCCCATCAAGGTCCTGGGCAAGTCCAAGGCCGAGGCCGAGCAGCGCGGACACGAACTGCTCGAGCGCGTCGGGGTGGGCGACCAGGCCGGCAAGCTTCCGGCTCAGCTGTCGGGCGGCCAGCAGCAGCGGGTCGCGATCGCCCGCGCCCTGGCCATGGACCCGAAGGTCATGCTCTTCGACGAGCCCACCTCGGCGCTCGACCCGGAGATGATCTCGGAGGTCCTCGAGACCATGGTCGACCTCGCGCGCCGCGGCATGACGATGGTCGTCGTCACCCACGAGATGGGCTTCGCGCGCACCGCCGCCGACCGGGTCGTGTTCATGGCCGACGGCAGGATCGTCGAGCAGAACACGCCCGACGAGTTCTTCACGAACCCCCAGAGCGATCGCGCCAAGGACTTCCTCGGCAAGATCCTCAAGCACTGACTGACCGCACCCTCCTGATTCCCGCAACATCATGATCCCGAAGGGGAAGGACGACAGATGAGAGCACGAAGGACACAGTTCGCGGCCGTGATCGCCGCCGGACTGCTGGCACTGAGCGCCTGCGGCGACGCCGGCAACAGCGACGACGCCGAGGACACGCCCGAGGTCGAGGTCGAGGAGCAGGACTTCGAGGCCGGCAGCCGCATGGCCGAGCTTCAGAAGGACGGCAAGGTCAAGATCGGCGTCAAGTTCGACCAGCCCGGCATCGGCTTCAAGACCGCCACCGCCGACGCACCCTCCGGCTTCGACCCCGAGATCGGCAAGATCCTCGCGGCGAAGCTGGGCATCAAGGCCGACGACATCGAATGGGTCGAGGCCGTCTCGGCGAACCGTGAGCCGTTCCTGCAGAACGGCACGGTCGACTTCGTCATCGCGTCCTACTCGATCACCGACGACCGCCGTAAGGTCGTCGGCCAGGCCGGCCCGTACTACGTCACGGGTCAGAGCCTGCTCGTGGCGAAGGACGACGACTCGATCAACGGTCCCGACGACCTGAAGGGCAAGAAGGTCTGCTCGGTCACCGGGTCCACCTCGATCAAGACCGTCGAGGAGCAGTTCGGCGCCACGCCGGCCGGCTTCGACACCTACTCCGAGTGCGTCCGTCAGCTCGAGAACGGCTCGGTCGACGCGGTCACCACCGACGCGGCGATCCTGTTGGGCTACGCGGCCGAGAACCCCGACAAGCTCAAGGTCGTGGGCGAGCCCTTCTCCGAGGAGAACTACGGCATCGGCTACGGCAAGGACCACCCCGAGCTGTGCGAGTTCGTCAACGAGACGCTGACCAGCGCCTTCGAGGACGGCTCGTGGGAGAAGGCGTTCGACGCCACGCTCGGCAAGGGTGGCGCCGAGGCGGGCGACCCGCCGGCGCTCGACGAGTGCGCGTGACGCTGAGCCGATGATCAACCGACGACGAGGGTGGTGAGACGTGGACTTCACGTTCTTGCAGGACAGCTATGAACTGCTCCTCAAGGGCTTCTGGGTCACGCTGCGGGTCTTCCTGGCCAGCGGTCTCATCGCCCTCGTCCTCGGCACCTTCGTGGCCGTCGCGCGGGTCAGCCCGGTCCCGGCGATGCGCGCCGTCGGGACGGCCTACGTCACGCTCTTCCGCAACACTCCCCTGCTGCTGCTGCTGTTCATCACGTACTACGGCCTGCCGGCGATGGGGATCGACTTCGGCTTCTTCTGGAACGTCTCGATGGCCGCCGGTCTCTACACCGCGGCGTTCGTCTGCGAGGCGCTGCGCTCGGGCATCAACGGCGTGCCGCTCGGCCAGGCCGAGGCGGCGCGAGCCGTGGGCATGCCTTTCTCGATGACCATGACCCAGGTGATCCTGCCCCAGGCGTTCCGCCTCGTGGTTCCGCCGATCGCCAGCGTGTTCATCGCGTTGGCCAAGAACACCTCATTGGTCGCCGCCCTGGGCCTGGCCGACCTCGCGTTCCGGCTCCAGGGCCTGCTGCGGGACTACCCCAGCTCGCGCACCGCCGCCTTCTTGACCATCGCGGCGATGTACATCGTCATCGTGGCGGCGATCTCAGCACTGGCCAGCTGGGCCGAACGACGCTGGAAGGTGGAGTCCCGATGAGCAGCGTCCTGTTCGACGTCCCCGGCCCCCGCGCCCGACGCCGCCACCGCATCCTGTCGGTGGTGACGATCGTGGCCGTCGTGGCGTTCCTGGCCCTGGTCCTGTGGCGCCTCGCCGAGACCGGTCAGCTGGCGTCCGACAAGTGGGAGGTCTTCGTCACCCCCGCGTACATCGAGGTCATCGCCGAGGGTC
This region includes:
- a CDS encoding glutamate ABC transporter substrate-binding protein, with product MRARRTQFAAVIAAGLLALSACGDAGNSDDAEDTPEVEVEEQDFEAGSRMAELQKDGKVKIGVKFDQPGIGFKTATADAPSGFDPEIGKILAAKLGIKADDIEWVEAVSANREPFLQNGTVDFVIASYSITDDRRKVVGQAGPYYVTGQSLLVAKDDDSINGPDDLKGKKVCSVTGSTSIKTVEEQFGATPAGFDTYSECVRQLENGSVDAVTTDAAILLGYAAENPDKLKVVGEPFSEENYGIGYGKDHPELCEFVNETLTSAFEDGSWEKAFDATLGKGGAEAGDPPALDECA
- a CDS encoding amino acid ABC transporter permease — its product is MDFTFLQDSYELLLKGFWVTLRVFLASGLIALVLGTFVAVARVSPVPAMRAVGTAYVTLFRNTPLLLLLFITYYGLPAMGIDFGFFWNVSMAAGLYTAAFVCEALRSGINGVPLGQAEAARAVGMPFSMTMTQVILPQAFRLVVPPIASVFIALAKNTSLVAALGLADLAFRLQGLLRDYPSSRTAAFLTIAAMYIVIVAAISALASWAERRWKVESR
- a CDS encoding amino acid ABC transporter ATP-binding protein translates to MVRMSGVQKWFGDLHVLQDIDFEVATGEVVVVIGPSGSGKSTLCRAINRLEPINEGTIEIDGVPLPEEGKALAKLRAEVGMVFQSFNLFSHKTVLENVTLGPIKVLGKSKAEAEQRGHELLERVGVGDQAGKLPAQLSGGQQQRVAIARALAMDPKVMLFDEPTSALDPEMISEVLETMVDLARRGMTMVVVTHEMGFARTAADRVVFMADGRIVEQNTPDEFFTNPQSDRAKDFLGKILKH